The following proteins come from a genomic window of Populus nigra chromosome 6, ddPopNigr1.1, whole genome shotgun sequence:
- the LOC133696771 gene encoding putative potassium transporter 12 isoform X2 — MEGDDDRIEESSVRLVGSSNDGIVDGGGGGVGESRWVDGSEVDSESPPWSLLDENDSGQGYGSIRRRLVKKPKRVDSFDVEAMEIAGAHHHHSKDLSVWQNLALAFQTLGVVYGDLGTSPLYVFTDVFSKVPIRSEVDVLGALSLVIYTIALIPLAKYVFVVLKANDNGEGGTFALYSLICRYAKVNMLPNRQPADENISSFRLKLPTPELERALNIKETLEKRSSLKTVLLLLVLTGTSMVIGDGILTPAMSVMSAVSGLQGEISGFGTSAVVVVSIIILLGIFNIQRFGTGKVGFMFAPVLALWFFSLGAIGIYNLVKHDISVLKALNPAYIYFFFKKNSSAAWSALGGCVLCITGAEAMFADLGHFSVQSIQIAFTCVVFPCLLLAYMGQASYLMKYPDSASRIFYDSVPGSLFWPVFVIATLAAMIASQAMISATFSCVKQAMALGCFPRLKIVHTSRKLMGQIYIPVINYFLMIMCIIVVSIFQRTTDIANAYGIAEVGVMIVSTTLVTLVMLLIWRTNLFLALCFPLVFGSIELIYLSAVLSKILEGGWLPLAFATFFLCVMYTWNYGSVLKYQSEVREKISMDFMLELGSTLGTVRVPGIGLLYNELVQGVPSIFGQFLLSLPAIHSTIVFVCIKYVPVPVVPQEERFLFRRVCPKDYHMFRCVARYGYKDVRKEGHHVFEQLLVDSLEKFLRREAQDLAIESNLNEYFDNASERSRDSGAAGGDGTDELRVPLMHDQRLEDPGSSISEETSSAFPSSVMSLDEDPSLEYELSALREAMDSGFTYLLAHGDVRAKKNSFFFKKLVINYFYAFLRKNCRAGAANMSVPHMNILQVGMTYMV, encoded by the exons ATGGAAGGAGATGATGATCGGATTGAAGAGAGCAGTGTGAGGTTGGTGGGTAGTAGTAACGATGGCATcgttgatggtggtggtggtggtgttggcGAGTCGAGGTGGGTGGATGGTAGTGAAGTTGACTCAGAGTCACCTCCTTGGTCTTTGCTTGATGAGAATGATAGCGGCCAAGGGTATGGATCTATTAGGAGGAGGCTGGTTAAGAAGCCCAAAAGAGTTGATTCTTTTGATGTTGAAGCCATGGAGATTGCTGGTGCTCACCACCACCACTCCAAG GACCTTTCAGTTTGGCAAAATCTTGCATTGGCCTTCCAGACACTTGGTGTGGTGTACGGTGACTTGGGTACAAGCCCTCTTTATGTCTTTACTGATGTTTTCAGTAAGGTGCCCATCAGGTCAGAAGTTGATGTCCTGGGAGCTTTATCCCTAGTTATTTACACAATTGCTCTCATTCCACTagcaaaatatgtttttgtagtGCTCAAAGCAAATGATAACGGGGAAG GAGGAACATTTGCTCTGTATTCACTGATTTGCAGATATGCAAAGGTCAATATGCTGCCAAATCGACAGCCAGCTGATgaaaatatttcaagttttaggcTCAAATTACCAACTCCAGAACTGGAAAGGGctttaaacataaaagaaactTTGGAGAAAAGATCATCCTTGAAAACTGTGCTTTTGCTTTTGGTTCTGACAGGAACTTCTATGGTCATAGGAGATGGTATTCTAACCCCCGCGATGTCAG TGATGTCTGCTGTGAGTGGTCTGCAAGGTGAAATATCCGGCTTTGGTACAA GTGCTGTGGTGGTTGTCTCAATCATAATCCTTTTGGGGATTTTCAACATACAGCGGTTTGGAACTGGGAAGGTGGGTTTCATGTTTGCTCCTGTACTTGCTCTGTGGTTCTTTTCTCTGGGTGCTATTGGGATTTACAATCTAGTGAAGCATGATATCAGCGTCCTCAAAGCACTCAATCCAGCCTACATCTATTTCTTCTTCAAGAAAAACAGTAGTGCTGCTTGGTCAGCTCTTGGTGGTTGCGTTCTGTGCATTACAG GAGCTGAAGCGATGTTTGCTGACTTGGGGCATTTTTCAGTACAATCCATACAG ATTGCCTTTACTTGTGTAGTGTTTCCCTGTCTTCTTTTGGCTTACATGGGCCAGGCTtcatatttaatgaaatatccTGATTCTGCAAGCAGAATATTCTATGATTCTGTTCCAG GGAGCCTGTTCTGGCCAGTCTTTGTCATTGCCACACTCGCTGCCATGATTGCCAGCCAAGCAATGATATCTGCTACGTTTTCATGTGTTAAACAAGCAATGGCTCTTGGATGCTTCCCAAGGCTGAAGATTGTTCACACCTCAAGGAAGCTGATGGGCCAGATTTATATCCCTGTcatcaattattttctaatgataATGTGCATCATTGTGGTTTCCATCTTTCAAAGAACCACGGATATTGCCAATGCATATG GCATAGCTGAAGTTGGTGTGATGATTGTGAGCACCACGCTGGTCACACTTGTGATGCTACTAATTTGGCGGACCAACTTGTTTTTGGCTTTGTGTTTCCCGTTAGTGTTTGGATCTATTGAACTCATTTACTTGTCTGCAGTTCTGTCGAAAATCTTAGAGGGTGGCTGGCTTCCGCTTGCTTTTGCCACGTTCTTTCTATGTGTGATGTACACTTGGAATTATGGGAGCGTGTTGAAGTACCAGAGTGAGGTAAGAGAGAAGATTTCCATGGATTTTATGCTTGAGCTTGGTTCCACCCTCGGAACTGTAAGAGTTCCAGGAATCGGATTGCTGTACAATGAGCTTGTCCAAGGTGTTCCCTCAATTTTTGGGCAGTTCCTGCTGAGCCTTCCAGCAATCCACTCTACTATAGTATTTGTTTGTATCAAGTATGTCCCTGTTCCAGTAGTTCCTCAAGAGGAAAGGTTTCTTTTCCGAAGAGTTTGTCCAAAGGACTACCATATGTTCCGCTGCGTTGCCCGATACGGTTACAAAGATGTCAGAAAGGAAGGTCACCATGTGTTTGAGCAACTTTTGGTGGATAGCCTTGAGAAGTTTCTGAGAAGAGAGGCTCAAGATCTTGCCATCGAGAGCAATTTGAACGAGTACTTTGATAATGCTTCCGAGAGGTCAAGGGATTCTGGAGCTGCAGGTGGTGATGGGACAGATGAACTTAGGGTTCCTTTAATGCATGATCAAAGACTGGAAGACCCAGGAAGTTCTATTTCCGAAGAAACTTCATCAGCATTTCCCTCTAGTGTTATGTCCCTGGATGAAGACCCAAGTCTGGAGTATGAGCTTTCAGCACTTCGAGAAGCAATGGATTCGGGATTTACTTATTTACTGGCTCACGGGGATGTGAGGGCAAAgaaaaactcttttttcttcaagaaaCTGGTTATTAACTACTTTTACGCATTCTTGAGGAAAAACTGTAGAGCTGGTGCTGCTAATATGAGTGTACCCCACATGAATATCTTGCAAGTCGGGATGACATACATGGTCTAA
- the LOC133696771 gene encoding putative potassium transporter 12 isoform X1, producing MASLMVVVVVLASRGGWMVVKLTQSHLLGLCLMRMIAAKGMDLLGGGWLRSPKELILLMLKPWRLLVLTTTTPRNSINSTFSAVVLRIHGKRARPKRSWKDLSVWQNLALAFQTLGVVYGDLGTSPLYVFTDVFSKVPIRSEVDVLGALSLVIYTIALIPLAKYVFVVLKANDNGEGGTFALYSLICRYAKVNMLPNRQPADENISSFRLKLPTPELERALNIKETLEKRSSLKTVLLLLVLTGTSMVIGDGILTPAMSVMSAVSGLQGEISGFGTSAVVVVSIIILLGIFNIQRFGTGKVGFMFAPVLALWFFSLGAIGIYNLVKHDISVLKALNPAYIYFFFKKNSSAAWSALGGCVLCITGAEAMFADLGHFSVQSIQIAFTCVVFPCLLLAYMGQASYLMKYPDSASRIFYDSVPGSLFWPVFVIATLAAMIASQAMISATFSCVKQAMALGCFPRLKIVHTSRKLMGQIYIPVINYFLMIMCIIVVSIFQRTTDIANAYGIAEVGVMIVSTTLVTLVMLLIWRTNLFLALCFPLVFGSIELIYLSAVLSKILEGGWLPLAFATFFLCVMYTWNYGSVLKYQSEVREKISMDFMLELGSTLGTVRVPGIGLLYNELVQGVPSIFGQFLLSLPAIHSTIVFVCIKYVPVPVVPQEERFLFRRVCPKDYHMFRCVARYGYKDVRKEGHHVFEQLLVDSLEKFLRREAQDLAIESNLNEYFDNASERSRDSGAAGGDGTDELRVPLMHDQRLEDPGSSISEETSSAFPSSVMSLDEDPSLEYELSALREAMDSGFTYLLAHGDVRAKKNSFFFKKLVINYFYAFLRKNCRAGAANMSVPHMNILQVGMTYMV from the exons ATGGCATcgttgatggtggtggtggtggtgttggcGAGTCGAGGTGGGTGGATGGTAGTGAAGTTGACTCAGAGTCACCTCCTTGGTCTTTGCTTGATGAGAATGATAGCGGCCAAGGGTATGGATCTATTAGGAGGAGGCTGGTTAAGAAGCCCAAAAGAGTTGATTCTTTTGATGTTGAAGCCATGGAGATTGCTGGTGCTCACCACCACCACTCCAAG GAATTCTATAAACAGCACCTTTTCTGCAGTCGTGCTTAGAATCCATGGAAAGAGAGCACGGCCAAAAAGGAGTTGGAAG GACCTTTCAGTTTGGCAAAATCTTGCATTGGCCTTCCAGACACTTGGTGTGGTGTACGGTGACTTGGGTACAAGCCCTCTTTATGTCTTTACTGATGTTTTCAGTAAGGTGCCCATCAGGTCAGAAGTTGATGTCCTGGGAGCTTTATCCCTAGTTATTTACACAATTGCTCTCATTCCACTagcaaaatatgtttttgtagtGCTCAAAGCAAATGATAACGGGGAAG GAGGAACATTTGCTCTGTATTCACTGATTTGCAGATATGCAAAGGTCAATATGCTGCCAAATCGACAGCCAGCTGATgaaaatatttcaagttttaggcTCAAATTACCAACTCCAGAACTGGAAAGGGctttaaacataaaagaaactTTGGAGAAAAGATCATCCTTGAAAACTGTGCTTTTGCTTTTGGTTCTGACAGGAACTTCTATGGTCATAGGAGATGGTATTCTAACCCCCGCGATGTCAG TGATGTCTGCTGTGAGTGGTCTGCAAGGTGAAATATCCGGCTTTGGTACAA GTGCTGTGGTGGTTGTCTCAATCATAATCCTTTTGGGGATTTTCAACATACAGCGGTTTGGAACTGGGAAGGTGGGTTTCATGTTTGCTCCTGTACTTGCTCTGTGGTTCTTTTCTCTGGGTGCTATTGGGATTTACAATCTAGTGAAGCATGATATCAGCGTCCTCAAAGCACTCAATCCAGCCTACATCTATTTCTTCTTCAAGAAAAACAGTAGTGCTGCTTGGTCAGCTCTTGGTGGTTGCGTTCTGTGCATTACAG GAGCTGAAGCGATGTTTGCTGACTTGGGGCATTTTTCAGTACAATCCATACAG ATTGCCTTTACTTGTGTAGTGTTTCCCTGTCTTCTTTTGGCTTACATGGGCCAGGCTtcatatttaatgaaatatccTGATTCTGCAAGCAGAATATTCTATGATTCTGTTCCAG GGAGCCTGTTCTGGCCAGTCTTTGTCATTGCCACACTCGCTGCCATGATTGCCAGCCAAGCAATGATATCTGCTACGTTTTCATGTGTTAAACAAGCAATGGCTCTTGGATGCTTCCCAAGGCTGAAGATTGTTCACACCTCAAGGAAGCTGATGGGCCAGATTTATATCCCTGTcatcaattattttctaatgataATGTGCATCATTGTGGTTTCCATCTTTCAAAGAACCACGGATATTGCCAATGCATATG GCATAGCTGAAGTTGGTGTGATGATTGTGAGCACCACGCTGGTCACACTTGTGATGCTACTAATTTGGCGGACCAACTTGTTTTTGGCTTTGTGTTTCCCGTTAGTGTTTGGATCTATTGAACTCATTTACTTGTCTGCAGTTCTGTCGAAAATCTTAGAGGGTGGCTGGCTTCCGCTTGCTTTTGCCACGTTCTTTCTATGTGTGATGTACACTTGGAATTATGGGAGCGTGTTGAAGTACCAGAGTGAGGTAAGAGAGAAGATTTCCATGGATTTTATGCTTGAGCTTGGTTCCACCCTCGGAACTGTAAGAGTTCCAGGAATCGGATTGCTGTACAATGAGCTTGTCCAAGGTGTTCCCTCAATTTTTGGGCAGTTCCTGCTGAGCCTTCCAGCAATCCACTCTACTATAGTATTTGTTTGTATCAAGTATGTCCCTGTTCCAGTAGTTCCTCAAGAGGAAAGGTTTCTTTTCCGAAGAGTTTGTCCAAAGGACTACCATATGTTCCGCTGCGTTGCCCGATACGGTTACAAAGATGTCAGAAAGGAAGGTCACCATGTGTTTGAGCAACTTTTGGTGGATAGCCTTGAGAAGTTTCTGAGAAGAGAGGCTCAAGATCTTGCCATCGAGAGCAATTTGAACGAGTACTTTGATAATGCTTCCGAGAGGTCAAGGGATTCTGGAGCTGCAGGTGGTGATGGGACAGATGAACTTAGGGTTCCTTTAATGCATGATCAAAGACTGGAAGACCCAGGAAGTTCTATTTCCGAAGAAACTTCATCAGCATTTCCCTCTAGTGTTATGTCCCTGGATGAAGACCCAAGTCTGGAGTATGAGCTTTCAGCACTTCGAGAAGCAATGGATTCGGGATTTACTTATTTACTGGCTCACGGGGATGTGAGGGCAAAgaaaaactcttttttcttcaagaaaCTGGTTATTAACTACTTTTACGCATTCTTGAGGAAAAACTGTAGAGCTGGTGCTGCTAATATGAGTGTACCCCACATGAATATCTTGCAAGTCGGGATGACATACATGGTCTAA
- the LOC133696771 gene encoding putative potassium transporter 12 isoform X3, protein MSAVSGLQGEISGFGTSAVVVVSIIILLGIFNIQRFGTGKVGFMFAPVLALWFFSLGAIGIYNLVKHDISVLKALNPAYIYFFFKKNSSAAWSALGGCVLCITGAEAMFADLGHFSVQSIQIAFTCVVFPCLLLAYMGQASYLMKYPDSASRIFYDSVPGSLFWPVFVIATLAAMIASQAMISATFSCVKQAMALGCFPRLKIVHTSRKLMGQIYIPVINYFLMIMCIIVVSIFQRTTDIANAYGIAEVGVMIVSTTLVTLVMLLIWRTNLFLALCFPLVFGSIELIYLSAVLSKILEGGWLPLAFATFFLCVMYTWNYGSVLKYQSEVREKISMDFMLELGSTLGTVRVPGIGLLYNELVQGVPSIFGQFLLSLPAIHSTIVFVCIKYVPVPVVPQEERFLFRRVCPKDYHMFRCVARYGYKDVRKEGHHVFEQLLVDSLEKFLRREAQDLAIESNLNEYFDNASERSRDSGAAGGDGTDELRVPLMHDQRLEDPGSSISEETSSAFPSSVMSLDEDPSLEYELSALREAMDSGFTYLLAHGDVRAKKNSFFFKKLVINYFYAFLRKNCRAGAANMSVPHMNILQVGMTYMV, encoded by the exons ATGTCTGCTGTGAGTGGTCTGCAAGGTGAAATATCCGGCTTTGGTACAA GTGCTGTGGTGGTTGTCTCAATCATAATCCTTTTGGGGATTTTCAACATACAGCGGTTTGGAACTGGGAAGGTGGGTTTCATGTTTGCTCCTGTACTTGCTCTGTGGTTCTTTTCTCTGGGTGCTATTGGGATTTACAATCTAGTGAAGCATGATATCAGCGTCCTCAAAGCACTCAATCCAGCCTACATCTATTTCTTCTTCAAGAAAAACAGTAGTGCTGCTTGGTCAGCTCTTGGTGGTTGCGTTCTGTGCATTACAG GAGCTGAAGCGATGTTTGCTGACTTGGGGCATTTTTCAGTACAATCCATACAG ATTGCCTTTACTTGTGTAGTGTTTCCCTGTCTTCTTTTGGCTTACATGGGCCAGGCTtcatatttaatgaaatatccTGATTCTGCAAGCAGAATATTCTATGATTCTGTTCCAG GGAGCCTGTTCTGGCCAGTCTTTGTCATTGCCACACTCGCTGCCATGATTGCCAGCCAAGCAATGATATCTGCTACGTTTTCATGTGTTAAACAAGCAATGGCTCTTGGATGCTTCCCAAGGCTGAAGATTGTTCACACCTCAAGGAAGCTGATGGGCCAGATTTATATCCCTGTcatcaattattttctaatgataATGTGCATCATTGTGGTTTCCATCTTTCAAAGAACCACGGATATTGCCAATGCATATG GCATAGCTGAAGTTGGTGTGATGATTGTGAGCACCACGCTGGTCACACTTGTGATGCTACTAATTTGGCGGACCAACTTGTTTTTGGCTTTGTGTTTCCCGTTAGTGTTTGGATCTATTGAACTCATTTACTTGTCTGCAGTTCTGTCGAAAATCTTAGAGGGTGGCTGGCTTCCGCTTGCTTTTGCCACGTTCTTTCTATGTGTGATGTACACTTGGAATTATGGGAGCGTGTTGAAGTACCAGAGTGAGGTAAGAGAGAAGATTTCCATGGATTTTATGCTTGAGCTTGGTTCCACCCTCGGAACTGTAAGAGTTCCAGGAATCGGATTGCTGTACAATGAGCTTGTCCAAGGTGTTCCCTCAATTTTTGGGCAGTTCCTGCTGAGCCTTCCAGCAATCCACTCTACTATAGTATTTGTTTGTATCAAGTATGTCCCTGTTCCAGTAGTTCCTCAAGAGGAAAGGTTTCTTTTCCGAAGAGTTTGTCCAAAGGACTACCATATGTTCCGCTGCGTTGCCCGATACGGTTACAAAGATGTCAGAAAGGAAGGTCACCATGTGTTTGAGCAACTTTTGGTGGATAGCCTTGAGAAGTTTCTGAGAAGAGAGGCTCAAGATCTTGCCATCGAGAGCAATTTGAACGAGTACTTTGATAATGCTTCCGAGAGGTCAAGGGATTCTGGAGCTGCAGGTGGTGATGGGACAGATGAACTTAGGGTTCCTTTAATGCATGATCAAAGACTGGAAGACCCAGGAAGTTCTATTTCCGAAGAAACTTCATCAGCATTTCCCTCTAGTGTTATGTCCCTGGATGAAGACCCAAGTCTGGAGTATGAGCTTTCAGCACTTCGAGAAGCAATGGATTCGGGATTTACTTATTTACTGGCTCACGGGGATGTGAGGGCAAAgaaaaactcttttttcttcaagaaaCTGGTTATTAACTACTTTTACGCATTCTTGAGGAAAAACTGTAGAGCTGGTGCTGCTAATATGAGTGTACCCCACATGAATATCTTGCAAGTCGGGATGACATACATGGTCTAA
- the LOC133697133 gene encoding potassium transporter 6-like: protein MDLESGVFQNHLKKESWKTVLTLAYQSLGVVYGDLSTSPLYVYKSTFAEDIQHSETNEEIYGVLSFVFWTLTLVPLLKYVFIVLKADDNGEGGTFALYSLLCRHARINSLPNCQVADEELYEYKKDAANTCLTPTTAFGLRLKSTLEKHRVLQRFLLLLALIGTCMVIGDGVLTPALSVFSAVSGLELSMAKEHHKYVEVPVACTILICLFALQHYGTHRVGFLFAPVVLMWLLCISAIGIYNIIHWNPHVYQALSPYYMYKFLRKTQRGGWMSLGGILLCITGSEAMFADLGHFSQLSIQIAFTSLVYPSLILAYMGQAAYLSQHHVIDNDYHIGFYVSVPGKLRWPVLVIAILAAVVGSQAIITGTFSIIKQCSALGCFPRVKIVHTSSKIHGQIYIPEINWTLMLLCLAVTIGFRDTKRLGNASGLAVITVMLVTTCLMSLVIVLCWHKTVFLAICFVCFFGTIEALYFSASLIKFLEGAWVPIALSFIFLIVMCVWHYGTLKAYEFDVQNKVSINWLLSLGPSLGIVRVRGIGLIHTELVSGIPAIFSHFVTNLPAFHQVLVFLCIKSVPVPHVRAKERFLIGHIGPREYRLYRCIVRYGYRDVHKDDMEFEKDLVCSIAEYIRTGNAEPNGARDEMESEDDKMTVVGTCCTHTDGIQLREDDVDKIESAGPSELREIRSPPVMQPRKRVRFIVPDSPKINRGAREELHELMEAREAGIAYILGHCYVRAKQGSSMLKKLVINYGYEFLRRNSRAPAYTLSVPHASTLEVGMVYRV from the exons ATGGATCTGGAATCTGGGGTTTTTCAAAACCATTTGAAG AAAGAATCATGGAAGACAGTGTTAACTTTGGCATATCAAAGTCTAGGAGTTGTGTATGGAGATTTAAGTACTTCGCCGCTGTATGTGTACAAGAGCACGTTTGCTGAAGATATTCAACATTCTGAGACAAATGAAGAGATTTATGGCGTgctctcttttgttttctggACCCTCACCTTGGTCCCTTTGTTAAAATACGTGTTTATAGTGTTAAAAGCTGATGATAATGGTGAAGGAGGTACTTTTGCTCTCTACTCCTTGCTGTGTCGACATGCCCGAATCAACTCACTCCCCAATTGCCAGGTGGCTGATGAAGAGCTCTATGAGTACAAGAAGGATGCTGCTAATACTTGTTTGACCCCAACAACTGCTTTTGGATTAAGATTGAAATCTACTCTCGAGAAGCACAGGGTGTTGCAGAGGTTCTTGCTTTTGTTGGCTTTGATTGGGACTTGTATGGTCATTGGTGATGGTGTCCTTACACCTGCGCTTTCTG TTTTCTCTGCGGTTTCTGGCCTTGAGCTTTCCATGGCAAAAGAGCATCACAAAT ATGTGGAAGTTCCAGTTGCGTGCACCATACTCATTTGCTTGTTTGCCCTTCAGCATTATGGCACCCACAGAGTTGGGTTCTTGTTTGCACCAGTTGTTCTCATGTGGCTTTTGTGCATCAGTGCCATTGGGATATATAACATCATACACTGGAATCCTCATGTTTATCAAGCTCTATCACCCTACTACATGTACAAGTTTTTGAGGAAGACTCAACGAGGAGGTTGGATGTCCTTGGGTGGGATTTTGTTATGTATAACAG GCTCAGAAGCTATGTTTGCTGATCTAGGACACTTTTCTCAATTATCAATCCAG ATCGCTTTCACCTCCTTGGTTTATCCATCGTTGATTCTTGCATATATGGGACAAGCTGCGTACCTATCTCAGCATCATGTTATTGATAATGATTACCATATTGGATTTTATGTGTCTGTTCCAG GTAAATTACGATGGCCAGTTTTAGTTATAGCCATCCTTGCTGCAGTAGTAGGAAGCCAAGCCATAATCACTGGAACATTCTCTATAATCAAACAGTGCTCTGCTCTGGGTTGCTTCCCAAGAGTCAAAATAGTTCACACATCATCCAAAATCCATGGTCAAATCTATATCCCAGAGATAAACTGGACTTTGATGCTGTTGTGCTTGGCTGTTACTATTGGTTTCAGGGACACAAAACGTCTGGGTAATGCCTCAG GTTTGGCAGTTATAACCGTCATGCTAGTTACTACATGCCTGATGTCTCTGGTTATCGTCTTATGTTGGCACAAGACTGTCTTCCTTGCAATATGCTTTGTATGCTTTTTTGGCACAATTGAAGCTCTTTACTTCTCAGCTTCCCTCATAAAGTTCTTGGAAGGGGCCTGGGTCCCTATTGCCCTCTCATTCATATTCCTGATCGTTATGTGTGTGTGGCACTATGGTACACTCAAAGCATACGAATTTGATGTCCAAAACAAGGTCTCCATTAACTGGCTACTTAGCTTAGGTCCCAGCCTCGGTATTGTGCGTGTTCGAGGAATTGGCCTCATACACACGGAGCTGGTGTCTGGAATCCCAGCAATCTTCTCCCACTTCGTTACCAACCTTCCAGCATTCCACCAAGTCCTGGTCTTCCTCTGCATCAAATCTGTCCCTGTTCCACATGTTAGAGCCAAGGAACGGTTTCTAATAGGGCACATTGGCCCAAGAGAATACAGATTATATAGGTGCATTGTGCGGTATGGATATCGTGATGTTCACAAGGATGACATGGAGTTTGAGAAGGATCTTGTGTGTAGTATAGCAGAGTATATACGCACAGGGAACGCTGAGCCGAATGGTGCAAGGGATGAGATGGAGAGTGAAGATGACAAAATGACAGTAGTTGGAACATGTTGTACTCATACAGATGGAATCCAATTGAGGGAGGATGATGTTGACAAAATAGAGTCAGCTGGCCCCTCAGAGTTGAGGGAGATTAGGTCCCCACCTGTGATGCAACCTCGGAAAAGAGTTAGATTTATAGTACCAGATAGCCCGAAGATTAACAGAGGTGCTAGGGAGGAGCTGCACGAACTTATGGAAGCTAGGGAAGCTGGGATTGCTTACATACTAGGGCATTGTTATGTTAGAGCCAAGCAAGGGTCTAGCATGCTGAAGAAGCTTGTAATAAATTATGGGTACGAGTTTTTGAGGAGAAACAGCAGGGCACCGGCCTATACACTAAGTGTACCACATGCATCTACTCTGGAGGTGGGGATGGTATACcgtgtctaa
- the LOC133697775 gene encoding uncharacterized protein LOC133697775 — protein MGEMGKNVLVLCFILLLFFGGVTSAPTTTSPAKIVSGVFSNVVPAFMKWLWSMKSTTKTVISGRPMMKFESGYTVETVFDGSKLGIEPYSVQVLPSGELLILDSVNSNIYRMSSSLSLYSRPKLVAGSHEGHSGHVDGKLREAKMNHPKGLTVDDRGNIYIADTMNMAIRKISDAGVTTIAGGKWGRGSHVDGASEDAKFSNDFDVLYIGSSCSLLVIDRGNQAIREIQLHFDDCAYQYGSGFPLGIAVLLAAGFFGYMLALLQRRVGMIVSPQNIAMETSTTGNPYQKPIKSFRPPLIPTEDEQEKHEEGLFGSLGKLFINTWASIAEILGGIVPSFRKKPPSYQYQNYQQQSTSWPVQDSFVIPDEDEPPSTETRTPTPRKTYPFMSKDTEKMHQWRQSRSIYSGWDGDIQQQQQQQKQQYHHQYQSSTPHTYYEQSYEKTNEIVFGAVQEQDVKHGTTVILPVNYGDPIHNRHNIRYRTNSLH, from the exons ATGGGCGAAATGGGGAAGAATGTGttggttttgtgttttattttgctCTTGTTTTTTGGAGGTGTCACTTCAGCTCCTACTACTACTTCACCAGCAA AGATTGTTAGTGGGGTTTTCTCAAATGTCGTGCCTGCTTTCATGAAGTGGCTATGGTCTATGAAATCCACCACCAAAACAG TGATCTCTGGTCGTCCAATGATGAAGTTTGAGAGCGGGTATACCGTGGAGACAGTGTTTGATGGAAGCAAGCTCGGGATTGAGCCTTACTCCGTGCAGGTGTTGCCCAGTGGAGAGCTTCTGATTCTGGACTCTGTTAACAGTAACATTTACAGGATGTCTTCTTCCCTGTCTCTCT ACAGCAGACCTAAGCTGGTGGCTGGATCCCATGAAGGACACTCTGGACATGTGGATGGAAAGTTGAGAGAGGCAAAGATGAACCACCCGAAAGGGCTTACTGTAGATGACAGAGGAAACATTTATATTGCAGACACCATGAATATGGCAATCAGGAAGATAAGTGATGCAG GGGTTACAACAATTGCTGGAGGGAAATGGGGCCGAGGGAGCCATGTTGACGGGGCAAGTGAAGATGCGAAGTTTTCTAATGATTTTGACGTGCTTTACATTGGAAGCAGTTGCTCCCTACTTGTTATAGACAGAGGAAACCAAGCCATCAGAGAGATCCAGCTGCATTTTGATGACTGTGCTTATCAATATGGAAGTGGTTTTCCGCTTG GAATTGCAGTGCTGCTAGCAGCTGGCTTCTTCGGTTACATGCTAGCATTGCTGCAACGCAGGGTGGGAATGATTGTTTCTCCTCAGAAT ATTGCAATGGAAACTAGCACTACAGGAAATCCTTATCAGAAGCCTATCAAATCATTCAGGCCACCTTTAATCCCAACAGAAGATGAACAGGAGAAGCATGAGGAAGGCCTATTCGGATCCCTTGGCAAGCTTTTTATCAACACTTGGGCATCTATTGCAGAAATTTTGGGAGGCATAGTTCCCAGTTTCAGAAAGAAGCCACCAAGCTATCAGTATCAAAACTACCAGCAGCAATCAACTTCTTGGCCTGTGCAAGACAGCTTTGTGATACCAGATGAAGACGAGCCGCCTTCGACTGAAACCAGAACCCCAACGCCTAGGAAAACCTATCCATTCATGTCAAAGGATACAGAAAAGATGCATCAATGGCGGCAAAGTCGTTCTATCTATAGTGGGTGGGATGGAGATattcagcagcagcagcagcagcaaaaacAGCAGTATCATCATCAGTATCAATCCTCTACCCCACATACTTACTATGAGCAAAGCTACGAGAAAACCAATGAGATTGTGTTTGGGGCAGTTCAAGAGCAGGATGTGAAACATGGAACTACGGTGATATTGCCTGTAAATTATGGAGATCCGATACACAACCGCCACAACATCCGCTATCGAACCAATTCTCTGCATTAA